Proteins from a genomic interval of Actinomycetota bacterium:
- a CDS encoding acyl-CoA synthetase has protein sequence MSDRTYSLADLFEIVADVVPERLALVAGDQRRTYRELDERTNRLAHALAARGVDPGEHVAIISYNRVEWIEAMIACFKLRAVPINVNFRYVADELHYVLDNADVVAVIREPEFADVLEQIRGRLPRVEAVLEIGDEYEEAIADSSPARDFAPRSSDDHYVLYTGGTTGLPKGVVWRHEDIFFAALGGGGFGLDPITSPEELAGRVLPEENRMVPVVNAPMMHGGGQWMTFITFFGGGTIVLYTGRTFDADAIWRLVERERCNQVMVVGDAMARPLAEALAKPGASYDVSSVFVIGSGGAILSEPVREQLRAHLPNAGIWDGFGTSETGAGGQVVDASKGPQMAVGASIAVLGDDLRPVEPGSGRIGTLARSGNIPLGYYNDPAKSASVFVKDPDGKRWALTGDMASVDADGMIAFFGRGSVCINTGGEKVYPEEVEAAVKSHHGVFDVVVVGIPDERFVERIAAVVQPRPGAEVTLEEIQEHCRAKVAGYKLPRKLVLVDAVVRTPVGKPDYRWAKEVAVRSPLRPAGS, from the coding sequence ATGAGCGACCGCACCTACTCGCTCGCCGATCTCTTCGAGATCGTTGCCGACGTCGTCCCCGAACGGCTCGCGCTCGTCGCCGGCGACCAACGCCGAACCTACCGCGAGCTCGACGAGCGGACGAACCGGCTCGCGCACGCCCTCGCGGCGCGCGGCGTCGACCCCGGCGAGCACGTGGCGATCATCTCCTACAACCGCGTCGAGTGGATCGAGGCGATGATCGCGTGCTTCAAGCTGCGCGCCGTCCCGATCAACGTGAACTTCCGCTACGTCGCCGACGAGCTCCACTACGTGCTGGACAACGCCGACGTCGTCGCGGTGATCCGCGAGCCCGAGTTCGCGGACGTTCTCGAGCAGATCCGCGGACGGCTGCCGCGGGTCGAGGCCGTGCTCGAGATCGGCGACGAGTACGAGGAGGCGATCGCCGACTCGTCGCCCGCGCGCGACTTCGCGCCGCGCTCGTCCGACGATCACTACGTGCTGTACACGGGCGGGACGACCGGCCTTCCGAAGGGCGTCGTCTGGCGGCACGAGGACATCTTCTTCGCGGCGCTCGGCGGCGGCGGGTTCGGGCTCGACCCGATCACGTCGCCCGAGGAGCTCGCCGGCCGCGTCTTGCCCGAGGAGAACCGCATGGTCCCGGTCGTCAACGCGCCGATGATGCACGGCGGCGGGCAGTGGATGACGTTCATCACGTTCTTCGGCGGCGGGACGATCGTGCTCTACACGGGACGAACATTCGACGCCGACGCGATCTGGCGTCTGGTCGAACGCGAGCGCTGCAACCAGGTGATGGTCGTCGGCGACGCGATGGCGCGGCCGCTGGCGGAAGCGCTCGCGAAACCCGGGGCGAGCTACGACGTCTCGAGCGTGTTCGTGATCGGATCCGGAGGCGCGATCCTGTCGGAGCCGGTGCGCGAGCAGCTCCGCGCGCACCTCCCCAACGCCGGGATCTGGGACGGTTTCGGGACGAGCGAGACCGGCGCCGGCGGCCAGGTCGTCGACGCGTCGAAGGGTCCGCAGATGGCGGTCGGCGCGTCGATCGCGGTGCTGGGCGACGATCTCCGGCCGGTCGAGCCGGGCTCGGGCCGGATCGGCACGCTCGCGCGCAGCGGGAACATCCCGCTCGGCTACTACAACGACCCGGCGAAATCCGCGTCCGTGTTCGTAAAGGATCCCGACGGCAAGCGCTGGGCGCTGACCGGCGACATGGCTTCCGTCGATGCCGACGGCATGATCGCCTTCTTCGGGCGCGGCTCGGTGTGCATCAACACCGGCGGCGAGAAGGTCTACCCCGAGGAGGTCGAGGCGGCCGTCAAGTCCCACCACGGCGTCTTCGACGTGGTCGTCGTCGGGATCCCAGACGAGCGGTTCGTCGAACGCATCGCCGCGGTCGTGCAGCCGCGGCCGGGCGCGGAGGTGACCCTCGAGGAGATTCAGGAGCACTGCCGCGCGAAGGTCGCCGGGTACAAGCTCCCGCGCAAGCTCGTGCTGGTCGATGCGGTCGTCCGAACGCCGGTCGGGAAGCCCGACTACCGCTGGGCGAAAGAGGTCGCCGTTCGCTCGCCGCTTCGGCCGGCTGGTTCGTGA